Proteins from a genomic interval of Enterococcus faecium:
- a CDS encoding PTS transporter subunit EIIC, with protein sequence MEYKWKANNSSRVSMKQLRKAGHHLNEMIMPNLSLFIAWGILSLATKGVSGDLHTTLEEVCHWMIQLLLPILISYSGGKSVGGQKGAVAGAIASLGLIARSNAPQIVGAMIIGPLAGIVYEQFVSRFHVKFKAGYEMLVSNLLVGLTGSVICIIGIVFIEPVLNSVHLLLASVVSWLVTMNLLPLVSLILEPLKVLFFNNAINHGVLTPLGIEFSQTVGYSSLFLMEANPGPGLGILLSILCFAEKQEKVNASGALMIHAIGGIHEIYFPFVLLRPYLFLAVMAGGASGTLIFQWLDTGLAAPVSPGSLLVIFANAPYPQLAGVSIGIAISTFVTFICAAILLKLPNKEKENKTVKERGEILEPSIIHSVIFACDSGMGSSAMGAALLKKKLAAEKIDLSVGYSSIYELNNQVNQLVIVQHELAGLAREKVPQSQIYVLDHFLETDILLSRIKEAIQFPKREEKKEIADITEQKTSPANIVFLYKNNRRGSQTMGMTILSQLAKKAKKQFVISKESIEKIKIQEETIYIAQRELAVTEQLEEKIPRLVLVEHWVATNEYEKLVKGEI encoded by the coding sequence ATGGAATACAAATGGAAAGCAAACAACAGCAGTCGCGTGTCTATGAAACAACTGAGAAAAGCTGGACATCACTTAAATGAAATGATCATGCCAAATCTAAGTCTGTTTATCGCTTGGGGAATCTTGTCATTAGCAACAAAAGGTGTGTCTGGCGATTTGCACACCACATTAGAAGAGGTATGCCATTGGATGATCCAGCTGCTTTTACCCATCTTGATCAGTTATTCAGGCGGGAAATCGGTAGGGGGACAAAAAGGGGCAGTCGCCGGTGCAATTGCTTCTTTAGGGTTGATCGCTCGTTCCAATGCTCCACAAATCGTAGGAGCGATGATTATCGGGCCGCTTGCCGGCATCGTATATGAACAATTTGTTTCTAGATTCCATGTGAAATTCAAGGCTGGATATGAAATGCTTGTCAGCAACCTACTAGTAGGACTGACTGGTAGCGTTATTTGTATAATTGGAATCGTTTTTATTGAACCAGTTTTAAATAGTGTTCACTTGTTGCTCGCCTCCGTTGTGTCTTGGCTAGTCACAATGAATCTGTTACCACTTGTCAGTCTGATCTTAGAACCTCTAAAAGTACTATTTTTCAATAATGCAATCAATCATGGTGTATTGACACCTTTAGGAATCGAATTCTCACAAACAGTCGGGTACTCTTCCTTATTTTTGATGGAGGCAAATCCTGGACCTGGTTTAGGGATCTTACTTTCTATCCTTTGTTTTGCAGAAAAACAGGAAAAAGTAAATGCGAGTGGAGCATTGATGATCCATGCGATTGGCGGGATTCACGAAATCTATTTTCCATTTGTCTTGCTGCGACCGTATCTATTTTTAGCTGTAATGGCTGGTGGGGCAAGCGGCACGTTGATATTTCAATGGTTAGATACGGGATTAGCTGCACCTGTATCGCCTGGGTCACTACTCGTGATTTTTGCCAATGCGCCTTATCCACAACTAGCTGGGGTAAGTATAGGGATAGCAATCAGTACATTTGTGACCTTCATTTGTGCAGCGATACTATTGAAATTACCAAATAAAGAAAAAGAGAACAAAACGGTCAAAGAAAGGGGAGAAATCTTGGAACCATCTATCATTCATTCCGTCATTTTTGCTTGCGACTCAGGTATGGGATCAAGTGCTATGGGAGCCGCCCTGCTGAAAAAGAAATTAGCAGCAGAAAAAATCGATCTTTCTGTCGGATACAGCTCTATCTATGAATTGAATAACCAAGTAAATCAGCTGGTTATCGTGCAACATGAACTAGCGGGTCTTGCAAGAGAAAAAGTACCTCAAAGTCAAATCTATGTACTGGATCACTTTTTGGAAACAGATATCTTGCTGTCACGAATAAAAGAAGCGATCCAATTTCCAAAGCGGGAAGAAAAAAAAGAGATAGCAGATATCACAGAACAAAAAACGTCGCCTGCTAATATTGTATTTTTGTATAAAAACAACAGACGCGGCTCACAAACTATGGGCATGACGATTTTAAGTCAATTAGCAAAAAAAGCGAAAAAACAGTTTGTTATCTCAAAAGAATCAATAGAAAAAATCAAAATCCAAGAAGAAACGATTTATATCGCACAAAGAGAACTAGCTGTAACTGAACAGCTAGAAGAAAAGATCCCTCGGCTAGTTCTAGTTGAACATTGGGTAGCTACGAATGAATACGAAAAACTCGTGAAGGGAGAAATATAA
- a CDS encoding serine hydrolase domain-containing protein, whose product MYPHTKQLILKKMEEGFYPGVAVAFIKENQVETFTAGFAQVVPEKQLMTEDLLFDAASLTKVVATTSLVLRLLEDGKIELDQPLHKYLPEFENQTITLRHLLTHTSDIKTWIPNRDKLSQEELIAAYLKLEPGEQLGKEVKYTDAGTILLGLMLEEIYQETAVEIFQEQVLEPLGMMNSLFLPFPSKKIVPTEQLPSGEVLRGQTHDPKARVLAEHAGNAGLFIDLKDSITFVQMYLNKGKIRNGRFLEEETIDSLLQDQTPKKNGYRSLGWDLKKDVEDGHAILFHTGYTGTFFLIDIKTQEALIFLSNRVHPVDHRAEYLICRDEIVENFLKEKAVLPK is encoded by the coding sequence ATGTATCCACACACGAAACAGCTTATTTTGAAAAAGATGGAAGAAGGATTTTATCCAGGTGTAGCAGTCGCCTTCATAAAAGAAAATCAAGTAGAAACATTTACAGCCGGCTTTGCCCAAGTCGTTCCTGAAAAGCAGCTGATGACAGAAGATCTGTTGTTTGATGCAGCCTCACTGACGAAAGTCGTTGCAACCACTTCATTAGTTTTACGTCTATTAGAAGATGGAAAGATAGAACTCGATCAACCGCTTCATAAATATCTTCCTGAATTTGAAAATCAGACAATCACTTTGCGTCATTTACTGACACATACTTCTGATATCAAAACATGGATACCAAACAGAGATAAGCTATCTCAGGAAGAATTGATCGCCGCTTATTTGAAGCTAGAACCAGGTGAGCAACTAGGAAAAGAAGTAAAATATACAGATGCCGGTACGATTCTTCTTGGGTTGATGCTAGAGGAAATTTACCAAGAAACTGCAGTGGAAATCTTTCAAGAACAAGTATTGGAACCATTAGGAATGATGAACAGCTTATTTCTTCCTTTTCCTTCCAAAAAAATCGTTCCCACAGAACAACTGCCTTCGGGTGAGGTTTTGCGTGGACAAACTCATGATCCGAAAGCAAGAGTTTTGGCTGAACATGCAGGTAACGCGGGTCTCTTTATTGATTTGAAAGACAGCATTACTTTTGTCCAAATGTATTTGAACAAGGGAAAAATCCGTAATGGTCGTTTTTTAGAAGAAGAGACGATTGATTCTTTACTGCAAGATCAAACACCGAAAAAAAATGGCTATCGTTCTTTAGGATGGGACTTAAAAAAGGATGTAGAAGACGGTCATGCGATTCTTTTTCATACTGGTTATACAGGTACGTTTTTCTTGATTGATATAAAAACACAAGAAGCGTTGATATTTTTGTCAAATCGCGTACATCCTGTCGATCATCGTGCGGAGTATCTCATATGTCGAGATGAAATTGTTGAAAACTTTTTGAAAGAGAAAGCGGTATTACCGAAATAA
- a CDS encoding PTS mannitol-specific transporter subunit IIBC produces MERTIPKNNISLKARVQKLGSTLSSMVMPNIGALIAWGVLTALFIPDGYLPNEAFATMVSPMLTYLIPLLIGYTGGKVIAGDRGSVVGAIATMGVIVGTDIPMMLGAMIMGPLGGYAIKKFDQLFQKRIKSGFEMLVNNFSAGLIGFGLALLGFSAIGPVVDALTQAMAKGVEIILSAHLIPLTSIFIEPAKILFLNNAINHGILTPLGTEQVAEAGKSILFLLEANPGPGLGVLLAFTLFGKGAAKSSAPGAMIIHFLGGIHEIYFPYVMMKPLLFLSVIGGGMSGSFIFQLMDAGLRAPASPGSIIAILAMTPFNSYLPVILGVIVAAAVSFGISAVILKADAKDTNEDFEKSVQETKAAKQASKGAQGIPQGATFSGVQKIIFACDAGMGSSAMGASILRKKVQEADLPQTVTNQAISQLTDDSNTLIVTQVELQERAKQKAPSARFVSVENFLNSPRYDEIIQELSSKQKTSVSEIENEPAEEFLSANIKQIKEILLVHDDRSGSATMGMTVLKDILDKNHLTIPLRKVNIQDLKDEPDSLIVAKESLAEKVQMAAPQSIHLSVNSMVNPQKYESIAQYLKQTA; encoded by the coding sequence ATGGAACGGACGATTCCCAAAAACAACATTTCGCTAAAAGCGAGGGTACAAAAATTAGGCAGTACTTTATCAAGCATGGTCATGCCAAATATTGGAGCACTGATTGCCTGGGGTGTATTAACGGCTCTATTTATCCCAGATGGTTATTTACCAAATGAGGCTTTCGCTACCATGGTAAGCCCAATGCTAACTTATCTGATTCCTTTATTGATCGGTTATACTGGCGGAAAAGTAATTGCTGGTGACCGCGGATCAGTTGTTGGGGCAATTGCAACGATGGGTGTGATTGTCGGAACAGATATTCCAATGATGCTAGGCGCGATGATCATGGGACCTCTTGGTGGATATGCCATCAAGAAATTTGATCAGCTATTCCAAAAACGGATCAAATCCGGTTTTGAAATGCTAGTCAATAATTTTTCAGCAGGTCTTATCGGTTTTGGATTAGCGTTATTAGGTTTTTCTGCGATTGGTCCAGTTGTCGATGCATTGACTCAAGCAATGGCAAAAGGTGTAGAGATCATTTTATCTGCCCATTTGATTCCATTGACAAGTATTTTTATTGAACCAGCAAAAATCTTATTTTTGAATAATGCAATCAATCATGGGATTTTGACACCATTGGGAACTGAACAAGTAGCAGAGGCTGGAAAATCTATTCTATTCTTGCTTGAAGCAAATCCTGGTCCAGGACTTGGCGTATTACTTGCTTTTACTTTGTTTGGCAAAGGAGCAGCAAAATCTTCAGCACCAGGAGCCATGATCATTCACTTTTTAGGCGGGATCCATGAAATCTATTTTCCTTACGTTATGATGAAACCGTTATTATTCTTATCAGTTATAGGCGGAGGAATGTCAGGAAGTTTCATTTTCCAATTGATGGATGCTGGACTAAGAGCGCCAGCTTCTCCAGGGTCGATCATTGCGATTCTAGCGATGACACCGTTCAATTCTTACCTTCCTGTTATTTTGGGCGTGATTGTTGCCGCAGCTGTTTCGTTTGGTATTTCTGCAGTAATTTTGAAAGCGGATGCGAAAGATACAAATGAAGACTTCGAAAAATCTGTTCAAGAGACAAAGGCAGCTAAGCAAGCTTCCAAAGGTGCCCAAGGTATTCCTCAAGGAGCTACATTCTCTGGCGTACAAAAAATCATTTTTGCTTGTGATGCAGGAATGGGATCAAGTGCGATGGGCGCTTCGATCTTGAGAAAAAAAGTACAGGAAGCAGACTTGCCTCAAACGGTGACCAATCAAGCAATCAGCCAACTGACAGATGACTCGAATACATTGATCGTTACTCAGGTCGAACTACAAGAAAGAGCAAAACAAAAAGCACCGAGCGCGCGTTTTGTCTCAGTAGAAAACTTTTTGAATTCACCTCGATATGATGAAATCATTCAAGAATTAAGCAGCAAGCAGAAAACATCAGTTTCTGAAATTGAGAATGAGCCAGCAGAAGAGTTTCTTTCAGCAAACATCAAACAAATCAAAGAGATTCTACTTGTCCACGATGATCGTTCCGGATCAGCAACAATGGGGATGACCGTGCTCAAAGATATATTAGACAAGAACCATTTAACTATCCCGTTAAGAAAAGTCAATATCCAAGATTTAAAAGATGAACCTGATTCACTGATCGTAGCCAAAGAAAGTTTAGCGGAAAAAGTACAGATGGCTGCACCTCAATCCATTCATTTATCAGTCAACAGCATGGTCAATCCGCAAAAATACGAATCGATTGCACAATATTTGAAACAGACAGCTTAA
- the manA gene encoding mannose-6-phosphate isomerase, class I — protein sequence MQEPMFLKPVFQEKIWGGSRLRSVFGFDIPNDKIGEDWAISAHPHGVSVVENGEFKGKRLDELWSEHKELFGHPSEPVFPLLIKILDAEDDLSVQVHPDDAYGMKHEGELGKTECWYIIDAEPGAEIIYGHHAKTREELAEMIKDGRWDDLLKKVPVKKGDFFYVPSGTIHAIGKGIMILETQQSSDTTYRVYDYDRKDAQGQTRELHIQQSIDVTTVPAKTPELQIKEVRKGNSSIVTYLETEFFNVYEWDIKGITSFKKQAPYTLMTVIEGAGDLVVDGKTYPLEKGTSCIIPNGVSEWAVQGELAIIATEPGK from the coding sequence ATGCAGGAACCTATGTTTTTAAAACCAGTTTTTCAAGAAAAAATTTGGGGAGGAAGTCGTTTACGTTCAGTCTTTGGTTTTGATATCCCTAACGATAAAATCGGAGAAGATTGGGCGATCAGTGCGCATCCTCATGGTGTCAGTGTAGTAGAAAATGGCGAATTCAAAGGGAAAAGATTAGATGAACTATGGTCAGAACACAAGGAATTGTTTGGCCATCCTTCAGAACCAGTGTTTCCATTATTGATCAAGATCTTAGACGCAGAAGATGATCTATCTGTACAAGTACATCCAGATGATGCCTATGGGATGAAACATGAAGGTGAATTAGGAAAAACTGAATGCTGGTATATCATCGATGCTGAACCTGGTGCAGAAATCATCTATGGTCATCATGCAAAGACAAGAGAAGAACTAGCTGAGATGATCAAAGATGGGCGCTGGGATGACCTTTTGAAGAAAGTACCAGTTAAAAAAGGTGATTTCTTTTATGTACCAAGCGGAACGATCCATGCTATTGGTAAAGGAATCATGATTTTAGAAACACAGCAAAGTTCTGACACGACTTACCGCGTGTATGACTACGACAGAAAAGATGCGCAAGGACAAACAAGAGAGCTGCATATCCAACAATCGATCGATGTAACAACTGTCCCTGCGAAAACACCAGAATTACAAATCAAAGAAGTCCGAAAAGGGAATTCATCGATCGTCACTTATTTAGAAACTGAGTTTTTCAATGTATATGAGTGGGATATTAAAGGAATCACATCTTTCAAAAAACAAGCCCCTTATACATTGATGACGGTAATCGAAGGAGCAGGAGACCTTGTCGTTGACGGAAAAACATATCCATTAGAAAAAGGAACAAGCTGTATTATTCCAAATGGCGTTTCTGAGTGGGCGGTCCAAGGTGAACTAGCAATCATTGCGACTGAACCAGGCAAATAG
- a CDS encoding BglG family transcription antiterminator, with translation MYLSPREKQLLAEFLSSPSPVSIQKMMNLLKVSKRTIYRELDNLEVSLKSVNASLKKAARGSFVIEASEEVLEQLKENTDGKSNDLSTAKRQHAILAELLLTTEPLSLAHFMESYRISNTTFYADIKQLEESIRQLPLEIIRNQGYEIEGPEKYRRLLTANVLELEINEYELFHSISFDASLNYFFRFVDPQHLSLARKVIGEELIQKKTNLSDRKLEHLVLMLTLTMERVTKNHLLTNETYNSLANKELLQTAKRLFSRIASETKQLYPVNEIVFFAGLLNDFTNSFDQNFFEETFDTQLAYLVKQLIQEVSEETNVHFYEDETLYKMLLTHLSGVFSRAVLQEETLTNPILEKIMVQYEEVANAIRKAVERIFQEKKLSEEEIAYMVLHFANSLERSPKESNISIAGFSPSGLASTSMLELRLKRYFPFIQQIHFYRIADLKKIDLQEEYDVVISTSILPGYGGKYILVSPLLLEDEVKQLKEAFSHIEKKKRQKITYNSNNEWMIEDTYEETMHFMDQINQLLGRFFIQELDNPETISETIRSLFPYFPEGLVTDEEVVHRRLLKRYEQAPIGIPHTNMGLFHTSSSLISKPIFCIFNLKHPLTIEGMDRQPVDLSRMLVMLAPSPIQEKDGILLGKISGAIIMNDLNTEIFRSGNKEIVYQLLAKILIEEIKK, from the coding sequence ATGTATTTATCGCCCAGAGAAAAACAATTATTAGCAGAATTTCTCAGTAGCCCGTCACCTGTATCTATCCAAAAAATGATGAATTTATTGAAGGTCAGTAAACGGACTATTTACCGCGAATTAGATAATCTTGAAGTCTCATTGAAATCGGTAAATGCTTCTTTGAAAAAAGCAGCTAGAGGCTCATTTGTCATTGAGGCATCAGAAGAAGTATTAGAGCAATTAAAAGAAAATACAGATGGGAAAAGTAATGACTTATCCACTGCTAAACGACAACACGCGATTTTAGCCGAGTTGTTACTGACGACAGAGCCGTTGAGTCTTGCTCATTTCATGGAATCATATCGCATCAGTAATACCACTTTTTATGCAGATATCAAACAGTTGGAAGAAAGTATTCGCCAACTGCCTTTGGAAATCATTCGGAACCAGGGATACGAGATCGAAGGACCGGAAAAATACCGCCGGCTTCTGACAGCAAATGTATTAGAATTAGAAATCAATGAATATGAACTTTTTCATAGTATTTCTTTCGATGCATCACTGAATTATTTTTTTCGATTCGTTGATCCGCAACATCTATCTCTTGCACGCAAAGTAATCGGGGAAGAATTGATCCAAAAAAAGACCAATCTAAGTGATAGAAAGCTTGAACATTTGGTTTTGATGCTGACATTGACGATGGAGCGTGTGACTAAAAATCATTTACTGACAAATGAGACATATAATAGTCTGGCAAACAAAGAATTACTACAGACAGCTAAACGATTGTTTTCACGGATCGCTTCTGAGACAAAACAACTTTATCCAGTAAATGAGATCGTCTTTTTTGCAGGATTATTAAATGACTTCACGAACTCATTTGATCAGAATTTCTTTGAAGAGACGTTCGATACACAGCTTGCTTATTTAGTAAAACAACTGATTCAAGAAGTAAGTGAAGAGACGAATGTCCATTTTTATGAAGATGAAACTTTGTACAAAATGCTGTTGACTCATTTATCTGGTGTGTTTTCAAGAGCCGTTTTACAAGAAGAGACACTGACCAATCCGATTTTAGAAAAAATCATGGTTCAATACGAGGAAGTTGCGAATGCAATCCGTAAAGCAGTAGAGCGGATTTTTCAAGAAAAAAAATTATCCGAAGAAGAGATCGCTTATATGGTCCTTCATTTTGCGAATTCATTGGAACGAAGTCCGAAAGAAAGCAATATCAGTATTGCAGGATTTTCGCCAAGTGGATTAGCTTCTACTAGCATGTTGGAACTACGATTGAAAAGGTATTTTCCCTTCATCCAACAAATTCATTTCTATCGGATTGCTGATTTAAAAAAAATCGATTTACAAGAAGAATATGATGTTGTTATTTCTACATCTATTTTACCAGGATACGGTGGAAAATATATTTTAGTCTCCCCGCTACTGCTAGAAGATGAAGTCAAGCAGCTAAAAGAAGCTTTTTCGCATATTGAGAAGAAAAAAAGGCAAAAAATTACGTATAACAGCAATAACGAGTGGATGATAGAAGATACTTATGAGGAAACAATGCATTTCATGGATCAAATCAATCAATTACTCGGTCGTTTTTTTATCCAAGAACTGGATAATCCTGAGACGATTTCCGAAACGATTCGCAGCTTATTTCCTTATTTTCCTGAAGGACTAGTAACGGATGAAGAGGTGGTTCATCGCCGGCTGCTTAAGCGATATGAACAAGCACCTATCGGTATTCCTCATACAAATATGGGGTTATTCCATACATCCAGCTCATTGATTTCTAAACCGATCTTTTGTATTTTCAATTTGAAACATCCGTTGACCATTGAAGGGATGGATAGACAGCCAGTCGATTTGTCCCGTATGTTAGTTATGCTGGCGCCTTCGCCAATCCAAGAAAAAGACGGGATTCTTTTAGGAAAGATCAGTGGAGCAATCATCATGAATGACTTGAACACCGAGATCTTCCGCTCAGGAAATAAAGAAATCGTTTATCAGTTGTTAGCGAAAATCCTGATTGAAGAAATAAAGAAATGA
- a CDS encoding ABC transporter ATP-binding protein: protein MTLLIKNMNMKRGKKRVIRQLNLLVESGEVAALIAPNGFGKTTLLNGIAQLLPTTYDQLSLHNISPTAYTDYRRSFFFLESTNQLSDYLSAVDYLTLIKYYWQSKVECQTVFQRLKMTEYLTLPIGKMSLGMKQHVLLAAYLISDSSVMLFDEPLNGLDPGSIDILNSLIRQWQKEGKTILLSSHAIANIQSICSKACFLKNGEIVTESSNMEEILAIYRKLYEV, encoded by the coding sequence ATGACATTACTGATCAAAAACATGAACATGAAACGTGGTAAAAAACGTGTGATTCGACAATTGAATCTTTTAGTAGAATCAGGAGAAGTAGCTGCTTTGATTGCCCCGAACGGATTTGGCAAAACAACTTTGCTGAATGGCATTGCCCAACTGCTGCCAACAACTTATGATCAATTGTCCCTTCACAACATCTCTCCTACTGCTTATACAGATTATCGCCGGTCTTTCTTTTTTCTAGAATCAACGAATCAGTTATCCGACTATCTATCGGCTGTTGATTATTTGACTTTGATCAAATACTATTGGCAGAGCAAAGTAGAATGCCAAACTGTTTTCCAACGATTGAAGATGACTGAGTACCTTACTTTGCCGATTGGAAAAATGTCTCTAGGAATGAAACAACATGTCTTGCTTGCTGCTTACTTGATCAGTGATTCATCTGTCATGTTATTCGATGAACCGTTGAACGGATTAGACCCAGGAAGTATTGATATCTTGAATAGCCTCATCAGACAATGGCAGAAAGAGGGGAAGACGATTCTTCTTTCTTCCCACGCTATCGCGAATATCCAATCGATTTGTTCTAAAGCATGTTTTCTAAAAAATGGAGAAATCGTCACAGAATCCTCAAATATGGAAGAGATTTTAGCTATTTATCGTAAATTATATGAGGTGTAA
- a CDS encoding ABC transporter permease codes for MSLLTFERNLLLKNKVNFLFPLLLVVLFAFPLFFDHKLAYTEFDELNHNYEEMQRLIETLKEDENEKEFVESLEKSNKLIEAILHAKNTGNVQQMVEATYHYEKDILDRLISGQRQGIPIIEQQKRVELLRYMKEHQIQRYSIFDLPAHLPLANYYENIFSGMISSFLILCITALFLSSIISYEKRKQVISLVNLLPDSMVKKHSIRFTIYYGAAMLSLVMPFLIVSILVIIKNGLGDFRYPVGTIIGQEIRILPMYEYLFQSFLFLLLWVLFLSTISFLLSALFEHSLVNLLGTLLCLFLAEYRLFSSIGWIESISHYLPTSYVDFQNVIIGGDIFSPLASEQVTFMNGILTLGIWSIVLLFIGMGTIYIKKSY; via the coding sequence ATGTCTTTACTTACATTTGAACGCAATCTCTTACTAAAAAACAAAGTAAACTTTTTATTTCCTCTATTGTTGGTCGTGCTCTTTGCATTCCCACTTTTTTTTGATCATAAACTTGCTTATACAGAATTCGATGAACTGAATCATAACTATGAAGAGATGCAACGTTTGATTGAAACGTTGAAAGAAGATGAGAATGAGAAAGAATTTGTGGAAAGTTTAGAGAAAAGCAACAAACTGATCGAAGCAATCTTACATGCAAAAAACACAGGGAATGTCCAGCAAATGGTCGAAGCAACTTATCATTATGAAAAAGATATACTGGATCGACTGATTTCTGGTCAAAGACAAGGAATTCCAATCATTGAACAACAAAAACGTGTCGAGTTGCTCCGTTATATGAAAGAACATCAGATCCAAAGATATTCTATTTTTGACTTGCCAGCGCATCTCCCTTTAGCAAATTACTACGAAAATATTTTTTCAGGAATGATTTCTAGTTTTTTGATTTTATGTATAACCGCCTTGTTTCTTTCTTCCATCATCTCTTATGAAAAAAGAAAGCAGGTAATCTCTCTAGTCAATCTATTACCGGATAGTATGGTAAAGAAACATAGCATCCGTTTTACCATTTATTATGGTGCAGCTATGCTAAGTCTCGTGATGCCATTTTTGATCGTCTCTATACTAGTAATAATCAAAAATGGTTTGGGAGACTTCCGTTATCCTGTAGGAACGATCATTGGTCAGGAGATACGAATCCTTCCGATGTATGAGTATCTTTTCCAGAGCTTTCTGTTCCTGTTGTTGTGGGTGCTCTTTTTAAGTACAATCAGTTTTCTTCTATCTGCTTTATTTGAACATTCTCTAGTCAATCTTTTAGGTACACTTCTTTGTCTTTTCTTAGCAGAGTATCGCTTGTTTTCTTCGATTGGATGGATAGAATCAATCAGTCATTACTTGCCAACTTCTTATGTTGATTTTCAAAATGTGATCATAGGAGGAGATATTTTCTCGCCACTAGCTTCAGAACAGGTTACTTTCATGAATGGTATCTTGACACTTGGTATATGGAGTATCGTTTTATTATTCATAGGTATGGGCACTATCTATATAAAAAAGAGCTATTAA
- a CDS encoding PTS sugar transporter subunit IIA: MIQLPAEKILLDQSYQNWKEALTEIGQWMTQQGGIKPAYIQSMIERQEKASVYIGNFVALPHGTDKDEEVVEEGIYLVQVPDGVDFGTKEEPKIATLLFVVALKKEHQLAVLQDLAFFCSDIDQVMALSDAETIEEVQMIFEHGHI; the protein is encoded by the coding sequence ATGATACAGCTACCAGCAGAAAAAATATTGCTCGATCAATCCTATCAAAATTGGAAAGAAGCGTTGACCGAGATCGGCCAGTGGATGACCCAACAAGGGGGAATCAAACCGGCATATATCCAATCAATGATCGAAAGACAAGAAAAAGCGAGTGTCTATATCGGGAATTTCGTAGCCTTGCCACATGGGACTGACAAAGATGAAGAAGTAGTAGAAGAAGGAATCTATTTAGTCCAAGTGCCTGATGGTGTGGACTTTGGAACAAAAGAGGAACCAAAAATCGCGACACTCTTATTTGTAGTGGCTTTAAAAAAAGAACATCAGTTAGCGGTGCTCCAAGATTTAGCCTTTTTCTGTTCAGACATCGACCAAGTAATGGCGCTCAGTGATGCGGAAACCATTGAAGAAGTCCAAATGATTTTTGAACATGGACATATATAA